The Nostoc cf. commune SO-36 genomic sequence TTTCCTAAAACTCTGGTAGTTAGTAGTCATACTACAAATACACCTGGTCATGCAGCCGTTGATTTTATCGCCGCGATTAATCAAAAAATATCTGAATATGACGGCGTTTTTGTTACCCCTAGCCTTGGTACAGGAATTAGTATTGATGTCCAACATTTCGACCGGGTTTATGGCATTTTTCAAGGGGTAATTCCTGACTCAGAAGCAAGACAAGCTTTAGCAAGAGTTAGGGATGATGTGCCGCGTGTTGTCTGGTGTGCTAAACGAGGTATTGGTTTAATTGGTAGTGGCAGTACAAATTATCGCTTGTTATCTGATTGGTATCAGGAAAATCAAAAAGAAAACTTAGCTTTACTCAGTCCATTACATAAAATAGATGTGGATTTACCTTTAGTTTATGACCCAATTCATTTGCGAACTTGGGCAAAGTTATCTGCAAGGGTAAATGCTTCTATCCGCCTTTATCGGCAATCGATGCAAGATGGTTTAATTGCTGATGGGCATCAAATTCAGATGCGGAGTAATGCGGTTCACAATAATATTATTCGAGATTTGCGCCTAGCTTTTTTGGCAACTGATGCAGATGATTTAGCTACCCGCAAAAGATTAGTTTTAGAAATTGTTAAAGTTCAAAAAGATTGGGCACAAAGTCGTCAGAAAGCTAAAGAAATTAAACGCAAAATCAAAGAGATTAAGCAGCAAAATCAGTTATCGGTAGCATCTGCTGTTGCCAATGCTAAAGATATCGATTATGTAGAGTATGAGCAATTGTTAGTTAAGCATTCCCTAACAGATGGAGAACGCAACCAAATTAACAAATATGTTCTTAGACAAAGGTATGGTGTAGAAGTTACTCCTTGGCTGAAATTACAAGATGACCAAGGATATTATAGTCAACTATTAATTCACTATTATTTAACTCATGAAAGCGAATATTTTCACGTTAGAGATGAGCAAGAATGGCATCAGCAATTGTCTTGGGGTGAAGGGAAAGTTTTTCTCCCAGATTTAAAAACTTACACGCTCAAAGTTGAAGCGATGAGAGCTTTAGGGATGCTTCAGTTTCTTGAAAACAAACGAAATTTTGTTGAAAATGATCCAGATTTGATATTGCTGAAAAATGTTGCGTTTCAACATAGTAAGCATATTAAAAGAGCGCTGGGGATTAATTTGGTTGGAGAGAAAGAGCAGGTTTCGGCAATAAAAATACTCAGCCGACTGTTGAATTTGTTGGGTTTGAAGTTAAAACGAGTAAATGAGGTTTATCAAATTGACTTAGAAACGCTATATGATGGCAGGGAGAAAATATTTGCTGTTTGGCATCAACGAGATGAGTTAATGTTGGCTCATGTTAAGAGTGTTGGTTATGAGTTGCCTGATTATTCTTCAGACTGGAAGCTGGAAACTATGCAAACGAAGTCTGAAAAGGCTAACCAGATGGTGTCTATGCCTAATCTTCCGTTATCAAAAATATAGTAAAATTACACGGTGTAGATGATTGGGCTTTTAAGACGCGATAAAATCGCGTCTCTACAATTGGGTTTTGCCTAATTGGAGTAATTTTCAAAATATATCGTTAAGAATCCTGATGCTTTAGGCTAGAGAATGTCAAAAGCCAAAAAAAATTATATGAATACTGAAGATTTTTTTAACCAAGGATTAAATCACAATTTACAAGGTCACTATCAAGCCGCGATCGCAGCTTACACCCAAGCAATCAAGCTAAATCCTAACTATGCCGAAGCTTACCACAATCTAGGACTGATTTTAAGTGGTCAACTCAAAGACTATCACAGTGCGATCGCTAACTTTAATCGTGCCATCGAAATCAATCCCAATTTTGCCACAGCCTATTACAACCGGGCTAATGCTCGTTACTTTCTAGCCGATTATGAAGGTGCGATCGCTGACCATAACCAAGCATTACAAATCGATCCAAATTTAGCCCAATCTTACCACAGCCGGGGAAACGCCTACTTTGCTTTGGAAAACTACGATAAAGCGATCGCAGATTATATCCAAACTATCGAAATGAGTACCCAATTAGCTGATAATATCAATATTGATATTGCCAACGCTTATCATAATCGCGGCGTAACTCGTTTTGAACGTGGCGATCATCAAGGAGCAATCGCAGATTTTCAGCAAGCTTTACAATGGCATCCCCATTTTGCCGGCGCTTACAGCAATCGCGGCAATATTCACCACGTTTTAGAAAATTATCAAGAAGCGATCGCTGACCATAATCAGGCATTACAATTAGATCCTAATTTGGCAGAAGCTTATCATAACCGAGGTAATGCTCACTACGCTTTAGCAGATTATCAAAGTTCGATCGCAGATTACAACCAGGCTCTAAAAATCAACCCCAGCTTTGCCGGAGCATACTATAATCGGGGTCTTGTGCTTGCTCACCTCAAAAACTATCACGAAGCAATTGAAGACTTTAACCAAGCATTAAAGCTGAATCCTGATGATGTGCAAGCTTATTGTGAGCGGGGTCTGGTTCGTAGTACTCTTGAAGACTATCAAGGTGCGATCGCAGATTATGACCAAGCGTTACAAGAAAATCCGACTTTAGCTTTAGTATATGGCTTTCGGGCTAACGCTCGCCGCCGATTGGGAGATTATCAAGGTGCAATTGAAGATAGCAATCGCCTATTACAACTCAATCCTAATTTAGCAGAAGGATATTGCGATCGCGCGGCGGCTCGTCGTTCTTTAGGAGATCATAAAGGCGCAATTAAAGATTATGATCGAGCATTGCAAATTAATGATAACTTAGCCGCAGCTTATTATGGTCGGAGTATTGCTCGTGAAGCTCTGCAAGATTTACAGGGAGCAATTGATGATAACACTCAAGCCATAGAGCTTGTTCCTGAATTTTCCCAAGCCTATTGCAATCGCGGAAATGCTCGTCGTCTTTTAGGAGATGAACAGGGAGCGATCACAGATTATAATCAAGCATTAAAAATTAATCCTGATTTAATTGAAGCATATTACAACCGAGGTTCTACACATTATGCTTTAGAAGCTTATGAAAGTGCGATCGCCGATTACACCCAAGCATTACAATTTAATCCCCAATCTGCTGCATTTTACAGCGATCGTGCCAATGCTCGCTATGCCCTAGAAGATTATCAAAAGGCTATAGAAGATTACAGTCGAGCGATCGCGCTCGACCCCAGCTTTGC encodes the following:
- a CDS encoding tetratricopeptide repeat protein → MNTEDFFNQGLNHNLQGHYQAAIAAYTQAIKLNPNYAEAYHNLGLILSGQLKDYHSAIANFNRAIEINPNFATAYYNRANARYFLADYEGAIADHNQALQIDPNLAQSYHSRGNAYFALENYDKAIADYIQTIEMSTQLADNINIDIANAYHNRGVTRFERGDHQGAIADFQQALQWHPHFAGAYSNRGNIHHVLENYQEAIADHNQALQLDPNLAEAYHNRGNAHYALADYQSSIADYNQALKINPSFAGAYYNRGLVLAHLKNYHEAIEDFNQALKLNPDDVQAYCERGLVRSTLEDYQGAIADYDQALQENPTLALVYGFRANARRRLGDYQGAIEDSNRLLQLNPNLAEGYCDRAAARRSLGDHKGAIKDYDRALQINDNLAAAYYGRSIAREALQDLQGAIDDNTQAIELVPEFSQAYCNRGNARRLLGDEQGAITDYNQALKINPDLIEAYYNRGSTHYALEAYESAIADYTQALQFNPQSAAFYSDRANARYALEDYQKAIEDYSRAIALDPSFAEDWYNRGRSRSLLGDLEGALADLNQALQRQPNWASAYILRADVYRNLGDSQQAITDFQKSADLYYQEGNIQYYQQIIELIEQL